The Lycium barbarum isolate Lr01 chromosome 9, ASM1917538v2, whole genome shotgun sequence genome has a segment encoding these proteins:
- the LOC132610120 gene encoding chalcone synthase 1B, with translation MVTVEEYRKAQRAEGPATVMAIGTATPSNCVDQSTYPDYYFRITDSEHKTELKEKFKRMCDKSMIKKRYMHLTEEILKENPNMCAYMAPSLDARQDIVVVEVPKLGKEAAQKAIKEWGQPKSKITHLVFCTTSGVDMPGCDYQLAKLLGLRPSVKRLMMYQQGCFAGGTVLRLAKDLAENNKGARVLVVCSEITAVTFRGPSESHLDSLVGQALFGDGAAAIIMGSDPIPGVERPLFELVSAAQTLLPDSEGAIDGHLREVGLTFHLLKDVPGLISKNIEKSLVEAFQPLGISDWNSLFWIAHPGGPAILDQVELKLALKPEKLRATRDVLSNYGNMSSACVLFILDEMRKASAKEGLGTTGEGLEWGVLFGFGPGLTVETVVLHSVAA, from the exons ATGGTCACCGTGGAGGAGTATCGTAAGGCGCAACGTGCCGAGGGTCCAGCCACTGTCATGGCCATTGGAACAGCCACACCTTCCAACTGTGTTGATCAAAGCACTTACCCTGATTATTATTTCCGTATCactgatagcgagcacaagactGAGCTGAAGGAGAAATTTAAGCGCATGT GTGACAAGTCAATGATTAAGAAGAGGTACATGCACTTAACAGAGGAAATATTGAAAGAGAACCCTAATATGTGTGCCTACATGGCACCTTCCCTTGATGCTAGGCAAGACATAGTGGTTGTTGAGGTGCCTAAACTTGGCAAAGAGGCAGCCCAAAAGGCCATCAAGGAATGGGGTCAGCCCAAGTCCAAAATTACTCATTTGGTCTTTTGTACAACTAGTGGTGTGGACATGCCCGGGTGTGACTACCAGCTAGCTAAGCTTCTTGGGCTTCGCCCATCAGTCAAGCGGCTCATGATGTACCAACAAGGTTGCTTTGCCGGAGGGACAGTACTCCGGCTAGCCAAGGACTTGGCTGAGAACAACAAGGGCGCTCGAGTCCTTGTTGTTTGCTCTGAGATCACTGCGGTCACGTTCCGTGGCCCCAGTGAATCTCACTTGGATAGTTTGGTTGGTCAGGCCCTTTTTGGTGATGGGGCAGCCGCAATCATAATGGGCTCAGACCCAATTCCAGGGGTCGAAAGGCCTTTGTTTGAGCTTGTCTCTGCAGCCCAAACTCTACTCCCTGATAGTGAAGGTGCTATCGATGGTCACCTTCGTGAGGTTGGGCTTACATTTCACTTACTCAAGGATGTTCCTGGGTTGATCTCGAAAAACATCGAGAAGAGCCTTGTGGAAGCATTCCAGCCTCTGGGCATTTCTGATTGGAACTCTTTATTTTGGATCGCTCACCCAGGTGGGCCTGCGATTTTGGACCAAGTTGAATTAAAGTTGGCCCTAAAACCGGAGAAACTTAGGGCTACAAGGGATGTGTTGAGTAACTATGGAAATATGTCAAGTGCATGTGTGTTGTTTATTTTGGATGAAATGAGAAAGGCCTCTGCAAAAGAAGGCTTAGGAACTACTGGTGAAGGGCTCGAATGGGGTGTGCTTTTTGGATTTGGGCCTGGGCTTACAGTTGAGACTGTTGTCCTCCACAGTGTTGCTGCTTAG